The following proteins are co-located in the Sardina pilchardus chromosome 24, fSarPil1.1, whole genome shotgun sequence genome:
- the LOC134073096 gene encoding P2X purinoceptor 7-like yields the protein MPTEAENICCREIAKVLRRMGQVPVPIICMTEHPGLEPVCLNPYSLQNVYNIYKYDFGPVRHRTEEEGFRHLAYRSFVSWCWGYLGRSRRVVIPSCVVQRIRQQFQSGDYTGFRPPID from the exons ATGCCCACTGAAGCGGAGAACATCTGCTGCAGGGAAATCGCAAAG GTGCTAAGACGAATGGGCCAAGTGCCAGTACCAATAATCTGCATGACAGAGCATCCAGGCCTAGAGCCTGTATGTCTGAACCCATACAGTCTGCAAAATGTCTACAACatttataaatatgattttggacCTGTTAGACACAGAACAGAGGAAGA GGGTTTCAGGCATCTTGCCTACCGCAGCTTTGTAAGCTGGTGTTGGGGTTATTTAGGACGTAGTCGCCGGGTTGTCATCCCATCATGTGTGGTGCAGCGGATACGGCAGCAGTTCCAGTCTGGTGACTACACAGGCTTCAGACCACCTATTGACTGA